A genomic region of Ewingella sp. CoE-038-23 contains the following coding sequences:
- the malK gene encoding maltose/maltodextrin ABC transporter ATP-binding protein MalK: MAGVSLRNLYKAFGDTVISKDVNIEIAEGEFVVFVGPSGCGKSTLLRMIAGLEDITSGDLLIGEKRMNDVPPAERGIGMVFQSYALYPHLSVAENMSFGLKLAGTKKAEITQRVNQVSEVLQLAHLLDRRPKALSGGQRQRVAIGRTLVAEPTVFLLDEPLSNLDAALRVQMRIEISRLHKRLKRTMIYVTHDQVEAMTLADKIVVLDAGRVAQIGKPLALYHYPANRFVAGFIGSPKMNFLPVKVTGVEAERVQIELPDRQRVWLPVEGKEVTVGSNLSLGIRPEHLLPSDIAEVTLSGVVQVVEQLGNETQIHIQIPAIRQNLVYRQNDVVLVEEGATFAIGLPPHRCHLFREDGTACRRLHPEPGV, encoded by the coding sequence ATGGCGGGCGTATCACTTCGTAACCTCTACAAAGCCTTTGGCGACACGGTCATCTCAAAAGACGTGAATATTGAGATTGCCGAAGGTGAGTTCGTGGTTTTTGTCGGGCCGTCTGGCTGTGGCAAATCTACGCTGTTACGCATGATTGCGGGCCTGGAAGATATTACCTCCGGCGACTTGCTGATTGGCGAGAAACGCATGAACGACGTGCCGCCCGCCGAGCGTGGCATCGGCATGGTGTTTCAGTCCTACGCGCTCTACCCGCACCTCTCCGTGGCCGAAAACATGTCCTTCGGCCTGAAGCTGGCGGGCACCAAAAAAGCCGAAATTACCCAGCGGGTGAATCAGGTTTCAGAAGTGCTGCAACTGGCTCACCTGCTGGATCGCCGCCCGAAGGCGCTCTCCGGCGGCCAGCGTCAACGCGTCGCCATTGGCCGCACGCTGGTGGCCGAGCCGACGGTTTTCCTGCTCGATGAGCCGCTGTCGAACCTCGACGCCGCGCTGCGCGTCCAGATGCGTATTGAGATCTCCCGTCTGCATAAGCGTTTGAAACGCACCATGATTTACGTCACCCACGATCAGGTCGAAGCCATGACATTGGCCGACAAAATCGTGGTGCTCGACGCCGGTCGCGTGGCGCAAATCGGCAAGCCTCTGGCCCTGTACCACTATCCGGCAAATCGCTTTGTGGCCGGGTTTATTGGCTCGCCAAAAATGAATTTCCTGCCGGTGAAAGTCACCGGCGTTGAAGCCGAACGTGTGCAGATTGAACTGCCAGACCGCCAGCGCGTATGGCTGCCGGTTGAGGGCAAAGAGGTCACGGTCGGCAGCAATCTGTCTCTGGGGATCCGTCCTGAACACCTCTTACCGAGCGATATCGCAGAAGTGACGCTGTCCGGCGTGGTGCAGGTGGTCGAGCAGCTCGGCAACGAAACCCAGATTCACATCCAGATCCCGGCTATCCGTCAAAACCTGGTGTACCGCCAGAACGACGTGGTGTTGGTAGAAGAAGGTGCAACATTCGCAATAGGCTTGCCGCCTCATCGCTGTCACTTGTTCCGCGAGGACGGGACTGCGTGCCGACGGCTACACCCAGAGCCCGGCGTTTAA
- the malE gene encoding maltose/maltodextrin ABC transporter substrate-binding protein MalE, which produces MMNKTVTRTLAVSALATLFMSSSAFAKIEEGKLVIWINGDKGYNGLAEVGKKFEKDTGIKVLVEHPDKLEEKYPQVAATGDGPDIIFWAHDRFGGYAQSGLLAEISPDQAFKDKLFPFTWDAVTFNGKLIGYPVSVEALSLIYNKDIIKQAPKTWEEIPALDKELRAKGKSAIMWNLQEPYFTWPIIAADGGYAYKYENGKYNIKDTGVNNAGSQAGLQFIIDMVKNKNINADTDYSIAEAAFNKGQTAMTIDGPWAWSNIDKSKINYGVTLLPTFQGKPSKPFVGVLTAGINAASPNKELAKEFLENYLLTDDGLAAVNKDKPLGAVALKSYQEKLEQDPRIAATMANSKTGEIMPNIPQMSNFWYAERSAIINAINGRQTVEQALKEAETRVTK; this is translated from the coding sequence ATGATGAATAAGACAGTCACACGAACTCTCGCAGTATCTGCCCTGGCAACGCTTTTCATGTCGTCCTCCGCGTTTGCCAAAATCGAAGAAGGCAAGTTGGTCATCTGGATCAACGGAGACAAGGGCTATAACGGCCTGGCCGAAGTAGGTAAGAAGTTTGAGAAGGACACCGGCATCAAAGTGCTGGTTGAGCACCCAGACAAACTGGAAGAGAAGTATCCGCAGGTGGCTGCCACCGGCGACGGCCCGGACATTATCTTCTGGGCCCATGACCGATTTGGCGGCTACGCCCAGTCCGGCTTGCTGGCGGAAATCAGCCCGGATCAGGCGTTCAAAGATAAACTCTTCCCGTTTACCTGGGACGCGGTCACCTTCAACGGCAAGCTGATCGGCTACCCGGTTTCAGTGGAAGCGCTGTCGCTTATTTATAATAAAGACATCATCAAGCAGGCGCCGAAGACTTGGGAAGAGATCCCCGCGCTGGACAAAGAGCTGCGCGCCAAAGGCAAAAGCGCCATCATGTGGAACCTGCAAGAGCCCTACTTCACATGGCCAATTATCGCCGCCGACGGCGGTTACGCGTACAAATACGAAAACGGCAAATACAACATCAAAGACACCGGCGTGAATAACGCGGGTTCGCAGGCTGGCCTGCAATTCATCATCGACATGGTGAAGAACAAAAATATTAATGCCGACACTGATTACTCCATCGCCGAAGCCGCGTTTAACAAGGGCCAGACCGCGATGACCATTGATGGCCCTTGGGCATGGTCAAACATCGATAAAAGTAAAATCAACTACGGCGTGACGCTGCTGCCAACCTTCCAGGGCAAACCGTCGAAGCCGTTCGTCGGGGTATTAACCGCGGGTATTAATGCCGCTAGCCCGAATAAAGAGCTGGCCAAAGAGTTTCTGGAAAACTACCTGCTGACCGATGACGGCTTGGCGGCAGTGAATAAAGACAAGCCGCTGGGCGCCGTGGCGCTGAAGTCCTATCAGGAAAAACTGGAGCAAGATCCGCGCATTGCCGCCACCATGGCGAACTCGAAAACCGGCGAAATCATGCCGAATATCCCGCAGATGAGTAACTTCTGGTATGCCGAACGCAGCGCGATCATCAATGCTATCAATGGTCGTCAAACCGTCGAGCAGGCGCTGAAAGAAGCTGAAACCCGCGTCACCAAGTAA
- the malF gene encoding maltose ABC transporter permease MalF produces MSARKKGRIGSGVKWLVVSLLALFTGYLIVLMYAQGEMLFAMLTLLLSSVGLYIYANRRAYSWRYIYPGLAGMSLFVLFPLVCTIFIAFTNYSSTNQLTFERAQSVLMDRQFQADKAYPFALFPADADQWRLALTSPDSGEILVSAPFAFNPATQQTLTLSPQAMPEGEKAGLRVVTQNRQALGQLTAKLPSGESLKMSSLRQFSGSQPLYQRAEDGKQLTNVQSGVVYRPNMQTGFYQAVNAQGEWQAEKLSPGFTVNIGWANFLRVLHDDGIQKPFLSIFVWTIIFSLLTVIFTTAVGMVLACVVQWEELKGKAIYRLLFILPYAVPAFISILIFKGLFNQSFGEINLMLSSLFGIKPAWFSDPLTAKTMIIIVNTWLGYPYIMILCMGLLKAIPDDLYEASAMDGATPMQNFFRITFPLLIKPLAPLMLASFAFNFNNFVLIQLLTNGGPNMIGTTTPAGHTDLLVSYTYRIAFEGGGGQDFGLAAAIATLIFLLVGALALINLKASRMKFD; encoded by the coding sequence ATGTCAGCCAGAAAAAAAGGGCGCATCGGCAGTGGCGTGAAATGGCTGGTGGTCAGTTTGCTCGCCCTGTTTACCGGCTACCTGATTGTCCTGATGTACGCGCAGGGCGAGATGCTGTTTGCCATGCTAACGCTGCTGCTTTCCAGCGTCGGCTTATATATTTATGCCAACCGCCGCGCCTACTCGTGGCGCTATATTTATCCCGGCCTCGCCGGTATGTCGCTGTTCGTGCTGTTCCCGCTAGTTTGTACCATTTTCATCGCCTTCACCAACTACAGCAGCACCAACCAACTGACCTTTGAACGGGCGCAGTCGGTATTAATGGACCGCCAGTTTCAGGCTGATAAAGCCTACCCGTTCGCCTTATTCCCCGCCGACGCCGACCAGTGGCGCTTGGCCCTGACCTCGCCTGACAGTGGCGAAATATTAGTGTCCGCCCCCTTTGCTTTTAATCCGGCGACGCAGCAAACCTTAACGCTCTCTCCGCAGGCCATGCCCGAGGGGGAAAAAGCCGGGCTGCGCGTCGTCACCCAAAACCGTCAGGCGCTGGGGCAATTGACCGCCAAACTGCCTAGTGGCGAAAGCCTGAAGATGAGCTCGCTGCGCCAGTTTTCCGGCAGCCAGCCTCTGTACCAGCGCGCTGAAGATGGCAAACAGCTGACCAACGTGCAGAGCGGCGTGGTGTATCGCCCGAATATGCAAACTGGCTTCTATCAGGCGGTGAATGCCCAAGGCGAGTGGCAGGCGGAGAAGCTCAGTCCCGGCTTTACGGTGAATATCGGCTGGGCCAACTTCCTGCGCGTACTGCACGACGACGGCATCCAGAAGCCGTTCCTGTCTATCTTCGTCTGGACCATTATCTTCTCGCTGCTGACGGTGATTTTCACCACCGCCGTGGGCATGGTGCTGGCCTGCGTGGTGCAGTGGGAGGAGCTGAAAGGCAAGGCCATTTATCGGCTGCTGTTTATTCTGCCGTATGCCGTGCCGGCTTTTATTTCCATCTTGATTTTCAAAGGGTTGTTTAACCAAAGCTTCGGTGAAATCAACCTGATGCTCAGTAGCCTGTTTGGCATCAAGCCAGCGTGGTTTAGTGACCCGCTGACCGCCAAGACCATGATTATTATCGTCAATACGTGGCTGGGTTATCCCTACATTATGATTTTGTGCATGGGGCTGCTGAAGGCCATTCCTGATGACCTGTATGAAGCCTCGGCGATGGACGGCGCGACGCCGATGCAGAACTTCTTCCGTATCACTTTCCCTTTGCTTATCAAGCCGCTGGCACCGCTGATGCTAGCGAGCTTTGCCTTTAACTTTAACAACTTCGTGCTGATCCAGCTGTTGACCAACGGCGGCCCGAATATGATTGGCACCACTACCCCGGCCGGGCATACCGACCTGCTGGTCAGTTACACCTATCGCATCGCCTTTGAGGGCGGCGGAGGCCAAGATTTCGGGCTGGCGGCGGCGATTGCCACGCTGATTTTCCTGTTGGTGGGTGCGCTGGCGTTGATAAACCTGAAAGCTTCCCGCATGAAATTCGACTAG
- the malG gene encoding maltose ABC transporter permease MalG, which yields MPMVKPKSQKLRLLVTHVLLLCFVALILFPLLMVFAISLRPGNFATGSIIPEQISWDHWKLALGMAVTNSDGSVTPPPFPVMLWLWNSIKIAVITAIGIVALSTTCAYAFARMRFRGKSTLLKGMLIFQMFPAVLSLVALYALFDRLGQYVPFLGLNTHGGVIFAYMGGIALHVWTIKGYFETIDNSLEEAASLDGATPWQAFRLVLLPLSVPILAVVFILSFIAAITEVPVASLLLRDVNSYTLAVGMQQYLNPQNYLWGDFAAAAILSAIPITAVFLIAQRWLVGGLTAGGVKG from the coding sequence ATGCCCATGGTTAAACCTAAGTCGCAAAAACTCCGGCTGCTGGTCACTCACGTGTTGCTGCTGTGCTTTGTGGCGCTGATCTTGTTCCCGCTGCTGATGGTATTTGCGATTTCGCTACGGCCCGGCAACTTCGCCACCGGCAGCATCATTCCTGAGCAAATATCCTGGGATCACTGGAAGCTGGCGCTGGGTATGGCGGTAACCAACAGCGACGGCAGCGTCACGCCGCCGCCCTTCCCGGTGATGCTGTGGTTGTGGAACTCCATCAAGATTGCGGTGATCACCGCGATCGGCATTGTGGCGCTCTCCACCACCTGCGCCTATGCCTTCGCGCGCATGCGCTTTCGCGGTAAAAGCACGCTGCTGAAAGGCATGCTGATTTTCCAAATGTTCCCGGCGGTGCTCTCTCTGGTGGCGCTCTACGCCCTGTTCGACCGCCTCGGCCAGTATGTGCCTTTCCTCGGGTTGAATACCCACGGCGGGGTGATTTTCGCCTATATGGGCGGCATCGCGCTGCACGTCTGGACCATTAAGGGTTACTTCGAAACCATTGATAATTCACTGGAAGAAGCCGCCTCGCTCGACGGCGCGACGCCTTGGCAGGCTTTCCGGCTGGTGCTGTTGCCGCTGTCGGTGCCGATTCTGGCGGTGGTGTTTATTCTGTCGTTTATCGCCGCGATCACCGAAGTGCCGGTGGCGTCTCTGCTGCTGCGCGACGTCAATAGCTACACGCTGGCGGTCGGCATGCAGCAATATCTCAACCCGCAAAACTACCTGTGGGGCGACTTTGCCGCGGCGGCAATTCTGTCTGCGATACCTATCACGGCGGTGTTCCTGATTGCACAACGCTGGCTGGTGGGAGGATTAACGGCGGGCGGGGTGAAGGGCTAG
- a CDS encoding nuclear transport factor 2 family protein, protein MSSPLLPVEQQFYAYNEHDLEKFVACFSETFKGFRMPATEPSTVGKQQLREFYANHRFNNPKLRAELISRSVLGNKVFDHERIHGINEQPIESVAVFEIENGLIETAWFYFA, encoded by the coding sequence ATGTCTTCACCTTTATTGCCTGTTGAACAGCAGTTTTATGCCTATAACGAGCACGACTTAGAAAAGTTCGTCGCCTGTTTCAGTGAAACTTTCAAAGGGTTCCGTATGCCTGCCACCGAGCCTTCGACCGTCGGCAAGCAGCAGTTACGTGAGTTTTATGCTAATCACCGCTTTAATAACCCGAAGCTGCGGGCTGAATTAATATCCCGTTCGGTGCTGGGCAATAAGGTGTTTGACCACGAACGCATTCACGGCATTAATGAGCAGCCCATCGAAAGCGTCGCGGTGTTTGAAATTGAAAATGGCCTGATTGAAACCGCGTGGTTCTACTTCGCGTAA
- a CDS encoding inositol monophosphatase family protein has product MINQDMSPRLAKASQIAAQAAELALNYFNRRDEIQVSSKKVQDFVSQADVAVEQFIRAQLAEHFPQDAIIGEELGGTLTDAACWVIDPIDGTSNFLRGSPLWGVSLGLVEGKKPVIGVVALPVLNEQFAAQSGKGIFLNGEPFTRDNRFGDVQILSLGDSSDDRLDDAANFYQGLRAADWSVQCYRCTTVGMVFAAKGVIDGHLQRRTTLWDIAGGAVLCQEAGLETVVNFGDEGIRGLSVASGTASLMNTVRGLWDLKPRD; this is encoded by the coding sequence ATGATTAACCAAGACATGTCACCACGTCTGGCCAAGGCCAGCCAGATTGCCGCGCAGGCCGCCGAGCTGGCGCTAAACTACTTCAACCGCCGGGATGAGATTCAGGTCAGTAGCAAAAAAGTGCAGGATTTTGTCTCACAGGCCGATGTCGCCGTGGAGCAATTTATCCGCGCGCAGCTGGCCGAGCATTTCCCGCAAGATGCCATTATTGGCGAAGAGCTTGGCGGCACGCTGACCGACGCGGCCTGCTGGGTTATCGATCCAATCGACGGCACCTCGAATTTCCTGCGCGGTTCGCCGCTGTGGGGCGTGTCGCTGGGGCTGGTGGAAGGCAAGAAGCCGGTGATTGGCGTGGTGGCGCTGCCGGTGCTCAATGAACAGTTTGCGGCACAAAGCGGCAAAGGCATCTTCCTCAACGGCGAGCCTTTTACCCGCGACAACCGTTTTGGCGACGTGCAGATCCTCTCCCTCGGCGACAGTTCCGACGACCGCCTCGATGACGCCGCCAACTTCTACCAAGGGCTGCGCGCCGCCGATTGGTCGGTGCAGTGTTATCGCTGCACCACCGTGGGCATGGTGTTTGCCGCCAAAGGGGTGATTGACGGCCATCTACAGCGCCGCACCACCCTGTGGGATATCGCCGGAGGCGCGGTGCTGTGCCAAGAGGCCGGGCTGGAAACCGTGGTCAACTTCGGCGATGAAGGTATTCGCGGGTTGTCGGTCGCCAGCGGCACGGCCAGCTTGATGAACACGGTCAGAGGCCTGTGGGATTTAAAACCTCGTGATTGA
- a CDS encoding GNAT family N-acetyltransferase, translated as MLIIASVDPSTTGFDALCAESQREGQRMLVRLRDNWRSGANRFALKGEMLNGAFLLQQGSDERQLVGICGRNIDPFANSPRIGRVRHLFVTRELRRQGVGQLLMTHLLADAPDYFDLLNTHAPESAHAFYRSLGFVPVTDDPNVTHRLTL; from the coding sequence ATGTTAATCATTGCGTCGGTTGACCCTTCTACGACGGGATTTGATGCTCTCTGCGCCGAAAGTCAGCGCGAGGGGCAACGCATGCTGGTGCGCCTGCGCGACAACTGGCGCTCTGGCGCCAACCGTTTTGCCCTAAAGGGGGAGATGCTCAACGGGGCATTTTTATTGCAGCAGGGCAGCGATGAGCGCCAACTGGTGGGCATCTGCGGGCGCAATATCGACCCCTTTGCCAACTCGCCGCGCATTGGCCGGGTGCGCCATCTGTTTGTGACCCGCGAGCTAAGGCGGCAGGGCGTCGGCCAGTTGCTGATGACTCACCTGCTGGCCGATGCGCCAGACTACTTCGACCTGCTCAATACTCACGCCCCGGAGAGCGCCCACGCCTTCTACCGCAGTTTGGGGTTTGTGCCGGTGACGGATGACCCCAATGTGACCCATCGTTTGACGCTCTAA
- a CDS encoding ABC transporter substrate-binding protein: protein MRAFRSILLLGLALSFAPLSSWASRQITDQLGRQVTIPDKVDRVVVLQHQTLNLLVQLDATDEIVGVLNNWKKQLGDGYERLAPSLDSKAQVGDLTSVNLESLVALHPQVVFVTNYAPQEMIDQISHTGIAVVAISLREDAKDQAGKLNPTLDNEDQAYDNGLKQGIRLIGEVVNRQKQAAALIDYTFSQRQIVSQRLKDIPADRRIRTYMANPELTTYGSGKYTGLMMAHAGAMNVAAATVKGFKQVALEQVIAWDPQVIFVQDRYPEVVDQINNDPQWQAIDAVKNHRVYLMPEYAKAWGYPMPEALAIGELWMAKKLYPQKFTDINMQKQADDYYQRFYRTSYVSQAEQKGSQPRP from the coding sequence GTGCGCGCTTTCCGTTCAATTTTGCTGCTTGGCCTTGCGCTGAGCTTTGCACCACTTTCATCATGGGCTTCCCGCCAGATTACCGACCAGTTAGGCCGTCAGGTGACGATTCCCGATAAAGTCGATCGCGTCGTCGTGTTGCAACACCAGACGCTCAACCTGCTGGTGCAGCTTGATGCCACGGACGAGATCGTCGGCGTGCTCAATAACTGGAAAAAACAGCTGGGCGATGGCTATGAGCGTCTGGCCCCGTCACTTGATAGCAAGGCGCAGGTCGGCGACCTGACCAGTGTGAATCTGGAAAGCCTAGTGGCGCTGCACCCGCAGGTGGTGTTCGTCACCAACTACGCGCCGCAGGAGATGATTGACCAGATTAGCCATACCGGCATCGCAGTGGTGGCGATTTCCCTGCGCGAAGATGCCAAGGATCAGGCGGGAAAACTCAATCCGACCCTCGACAATGAGGATCAGGCTTACGATAACGGGCTTAAGCAAGGCATCCGACTGATTGGCGAAGTTGTGAACCGCCAAAAACAGGCCGCGGCATTGATCGACTATACTTTTTCTCAGCGTCAGATTGTTAGCCAGCGTTTGAAAGACATTCCTGCCGATAGGCGTATACGCACTTACATGGCCAATCCTGAATTAACCACCTACGGCTCGGGCAAATATACCGGGCTGATGATGGCCCATGCCGGTGCGATGAATGTCGCCGCCGCGACGGTGAAAGGCTTCAAGCAGGTGGCGCTGGAACAGGTGATCGCGTGGGATCCGCAGGTGATCTTCGTGCAAGATCGCTATCCGGAAGTGGTGGATCAAATTAATAACGATCCGCAATGGCAGGCCATCGACGCCGTGAAGAACCATCGAGTGTATTTGATGCCTGAGTACGCCAAAGCCTGGGGTTACCCAATGCCCGAAGCGCTGGCGATTGGCGAACTGTGGATGGCGAAAAAGCTTTATCCACAAAAGTTTACCGACATCAATATGCAGAAACAGGCAGATGACTATTATCAGCGTTTCTACCGTACGAGCTATGTCAGTCAAGCCGAGCAGAAAGGGAGCCAGCCTCGCCCCTGA
- a CDS encoding molybdate ABC transporter substrate-binding protein → MANSINVLAAGSLRLVWEQLTQAFTEATGTKVKTEFGPAGLLRQRIEQGEKADLFASANTAHPLAIQQQGRALEVNTFCGNSLCLVARDTPELDGLNWLTVLLDSRFRLATSTPQSDPSGDYTLQMFEEIERRHPGSGEGLRNKALRLVGGPNSAVVPKGKLASEWLICSGQTDLFIGYTSYARLLRENDKLRVFNIPADYNVRANYALAICTEKAKPLAEFILSDQGQHLLQNAGFCGRDSVMRE, encoded by the coding sequence ATGGCAAATTCAATCAACGTGTTGGCGGCGGGCAGTCTGCGTCTGGTGTGGGAGCAGCTGACGCAAGCTTTTACCGAAGCCACCGGCACGAAAGTAAAAACCGAATTTGGACCCGCCGGGCTATTGCGCCAGCGCATTGAGCAGGGGGAGAAAGCCGATCTCTTCGCCTCCGCCAACACTGCTCATCCGCTGGCCATCCAGCAGCAGGGCCGCGCGCTGGAAGTGAATACCTTCTGCGGCAACAGCCTCTGTCTGGTGGCGCGTGATACGCCAGAGCTGGACGGCCTGAATTGGCTGACCGTGCTTCTCGACTCTCGTTTTCGCCTCGCCACCTCGACGCCGCAGAGCGACCCGTCGGGGGATTACACCTTGCAGATGTTCGAAGAGATTGAGCGCCGCCATCCGGGTTCTGGCGAGGGGTTGCGTAATAAAGCGCTAAGACTGGTTGGCGGCCCCAACAGCGCCGTGGTACCCAAAGGCAAATTGGCGTCAGAATGGCTGATTTGCAGCGGGCAGACCGACCTGTTCATTGGCTACACCAGCTATGCCAGATTGCTGCGTGAAAACGATAAACTGCGGGTGTTTAACATTCCGGCGGATTACAACGTGCGGGCCAACTACGCGCTGGCGATCTGTACGGAGAAGGCCAAGCCGCTGGCGGAATTTATTCTGTCTGACCAAGGCCAGCACCTGCTACAGAATGCCGGTTTTTGCGGGCGGGACTCGGTGATGCGGGAATAA
- a CDS encoding PA4780 family RIO1-like protein kinase: MKIPNRIQPLVDDGLIDDVVRRLKSGKEADVYTVLCGEEIRCAKVYKEATQRSFKQAVQYQEGRKVRNSRSARAMQKGSKFGRKQQEETWQTAEVDALFRLANAGVRVPQPYICLDGVLLMELITDAEGLVAPRLSDVMLTPEEAVADHDTMIRNIVRMLCAGIVHGDLSEFNVLMDANGPVIIDLPQAVDASANNHAESMFERDVNNMRSYYGQFAPQLLETRFAKEIWALYEDGKLTPESVLTGHFVEDTSKADVDSLLDEIIAAEDEYYDRQRALKERDFND, encoded by the coding sequence ATGAAAATCCCAAATAGAATCCAACCTCTGGTGGATGACGGCCTGATAGACGATGTGGTCCGTCGACTGAAAAGCGGCAAAGAAGCCGACGTTTACACTGTACTTTGCGGTGAAGAGATCCGTTGCGCCAAGGTTTACAAGGAAGCCACCCAGCGTAGTTTTAAGCAGGCGGTGCAGTATCAGGAAGGGCGTAAGGTTCGCAACAGCCGCAGTGCGCGTGCGATGCAAAAAGGCTCGAAGTTCGGTCGCAAGCAGCAGGAAGAAACCTGGCAGACCGCCGAAGTTGACGCGCTTTTCCGCCTCGCTAACGCCGGGGTGCGCGTGCCACAGCCTTACATCTGTCTCGACGGCGTGCTGCTGATGGAGCTGATCACCGATGCCGAAGGGCTGGTGGCGCCGCGCCTGAGTGACGTGATGCTTACGCCAGAAGAGGCGGTGGCTGACCACGACACCATGATCCGCAATATCGTGCGCATGCTCTGTGCCGGTATCGTTCACGGCGACTTGTCAGAGTTCAACGTGCTGATGGACGCCAACGGGCCGGTGATTATCGACTTACCGCAGGCCGTCGACGCCTCGGCCAACAACCACGCCGAATCTATGTTCGAGCGCGACGTGAATAACATGCGCAGCTACTACGGGCAGTTCGCGCCGCAGTTGCTGGAGACGCGCTTCGCCAAAGAGATTTGGGCGCTGTATGAAGACGGCAAACTGACGCCGGAAAGCGTGCTGACGGGTCACTTTGTGGAAGACACTTCGAAAGCCGATGTGGATTCGCTGCTGGATGAAATTATCGCCGCAGAAGATGAATATTACGATCGCCAGCGTGCGCTGAAGGAACGTGATTTCAACGATTGA
- a CDS encoding SDR family oxidoreductase has translation MPNILITGASGFVGGAVVEHIIRHVAMDNLQLLLLVRADDNLAGRKRIISNLQKFDLTEQQLSVITEDSILIGDLGEPEGFINDPRLDDITHVINCAAIASFGNNPVLWKVNVDGSLAFAKRMAQVKSLQRFVHVGTAMASMPDKDSIFYEDMPDNAHNEDLVQYTASKRAIENLIRQECPDMPFVVARPSIIVGHTQFGCRPSSSIFWVFLMALKLKKFPCTLDDRIDVIPVDYCAMVLVNLCLNSDIQHDFYHISSGDMSTPFHEIDICVAKASNTPAAVNEYKQTTYQDFIGIRKQFKDILGPCNDKIILRAIKLYGSFAELNVKFDNRRVMDMGLPKPMPFKNYIDKCVSSTHGQTISELMMVDFK, from the coding sequence ATGCCAAATATTTTAATTACCGGCGCATCAGGTTTCGTGGGTGGCGCAGTGGTTGAACATATTATTCGTCACGTCGCTATGGATAACCTTCAATTACTTTTATTAGTCAGGGCTGACGATAATCTGGCTGGCCGTAAACGTATTATTAGTAATCTGCAAAAATTCGATTTAACCGAACAACAGCTTTCCGTTATCACCGAAGACTCTATTTTGATTGGCGACCTCGGCGAACCTGAAGGTTTTATTAACGATCCGCGCCTTGATGACATTACTCACGTGATCAACTGCGCCGCCATTGCATCCTTTGGTAATAATCCGGTGCTGTGGAAAGTGAACGTTGATGGCTCACTGGCTTTTGCTAAACGTATGGCACAGGTAAAAAGCCTGCAACGCTTTGTCCACGTCGGCACCGCCATGGCGTCCATGCCAGACAAAGACAGCATCTTCTATGAAGATATGCCTGACAACGCCCATAACGAAGATCTGGTGCAGTACACGGCGTCCAAGCGTGCGATTGAAAATCTGATCCGCCAAGAGTGTCCGGATATGCCCTTCGTCGTGGCGCGCCCGTCAATTATCGTCGGCCACACTCAGTTTGGTTGTCGCCCATCCAGCAGTATTTTCTGGGTGTTCCTGATGGCGCTAAAACTGAAGAAATTCCCCTGTACGTTGGACGATAGAATTGACGTTATTCCGGTGGATTATTGCGCCATGGTATTGGTCAATCTCTGCCTGAATAGCGATATTCAGCACGATTTCTATCATATTTCATCCGGCGATATGTCCACGCCTTTCCATGAAATAGATATTTGTGTCGCCAAAGCCAGCAATACGCCAGCGGCCGTTAATGAATACAAACAAACGACTTATCAAGACTTCATTGGTATTCGCAAGCAGTTCAAAGATATTCTTGGCCCGTGCAATGATAAGATTATTTTACGCGCCATTAAATTATATGGCAGCTTCGCGGAATTAAACGTCAAATTCGATAACCGTCGTGTAATGGACATGGGCCTGCCAAAACCTATGCCATTTAAAAACTATATCGATAAGTGCGTTAGCTCCACGCACGGTCAAACCATCTCCGAACTGATGATGGTTGATTTTAAATAA